The window GAAAATATCCAAACCACAGATTCAGATTCAAATTTAGCAGAGATGCTAAAACCCTCCCTACTCTCTGGATTCCAATTGGAAGAATCTTTTTTCCTATCGGAATGGAGGATTTTACTTACTGATAATCGGCCATACCCTCTCACACCAAGTGAAATAGGACTCGCTAAACAATGGTTAGAATCACGAAATGAGATCAAACAAGAGATTTTTTCGCTCACTTTAGAATACCTATCAGAAAAAAATCACATTTCCAAACGAGAACGGTATCTAGACTTATTGACTGGATATTATGGAAGTATGCTCCGAGAAAGGGATAAATTTTTGCTCTCCCTCTCCGTGGAAAGTTATGCGTCATACACCGAAGCCCTAAAACTAAGAAAGGAAAAATCCGAATGAAAGAAAAAATTGGAATCGCCACTGATCATGGAGGATTTGCTCTGAAAGAATTCCTCAGGAAAAGTCTCGAGGAAACGTATGAAATGGTCGATTACGGTACTAAGAGCGAAGAGTCCGTCGACTACCCAACCATCATTGGAGATGCCTGCCGAAAGGTACTCTCAAATGAAGTCCCACGACTCATCGCTCTCTGCGGAACGGGCATTGGAGCTTCCATTGCGGCGAACCGAATGAAAGGCATTCGAGCGGCCCTTTGCCATGATGAGTTTACGGCAGAAATGTCGAGACGCCATAACAATGCCAATGTGTTGGTTTTAGGGGGAAGAGTTCTTGGAACGGATTTAGCTCTGAGAATTGTGAAAAAATGGATCGAAACAGATTTCGAAGGTGGACGCCACCAAAAACGATTGGGTCTTATCGAAGAACAGTCTTAATCTCTCTTTGTTTCCTTTTTGGTGGCTCCTCTCTTTTATCATGGGAAGTTCCCAAAAAGGAAACCCTCAACCTTAGCCTTTGGAAAAAAATTGGCGTCGTAGAGCACAAAGAACCTGGTAAAAAAAATACCCTCAAACCCAAGGAAAATACTCCCAATACAGGA of the Leptospira biflexa serovar Patoc strain 'Patoc 1 (Paris)' genome contains:
- the rpiB gene encoding ribose 5-phosphate isomerase B, translated to MKEKIGIATDHGGFALKEFLRKSLEETYEMVDYGTKSEESVDYPTIIGDACRKVLSNEVPRLIALCGTGIGASIAANRMKGIRAALCHDEFTAEMSRRHNNANVLVLGGRVLGTDLALRIVKKWIETDFEGGRHQKRLGLIEEQS